One window of the Populus nigra chromosome 4, ddPopNigr1.1, whole genome shotgun sequence genome contains the following:
- the LOC133691829 gene encoding uncharacterized protein LOC133691829 isoform X2: MELSSRTMKLFLVSIFLLQVFYAVSVVSAERSDARSLKTRNAVSGERHSEEYCAMYDICGAREDGKVVNCPFGSPSVKPDDLLSQKIQSLCPTITGNVCCSEAQFETLRSQVQQAIPFLVGCPACLRNFLNLFCELTCSPHQSMFINVTSTDKVKGNLTVGGIDFYVYDSFGEGLYESCKDVKFGTMNSRALNFIGAGAKNFTEWYAFIGRRAPLNVPGSPYAMTFKPSAPESSGMKPMNVSTYSCGDISLGCSCGDCPQSPVCANTDPPPHHEGASCAVRIGSLKAKCVDFILTILYVILVSILLGWGLFHRKRERDQSSRMNPVSNIKDSGEVTGKKDENLPMQMLEDSPQTGSRVQLSIVQGYMSKFYRCYGTWVARNPILVLSLSLAVILLLCLGLIRFKVETRPEKLWVGPGSKVAEEKRFFDTHLAPFYRIEQLILATVPEAGAQKRPSIVTENNIKLLFEIQKKVDGIHANYSGTMVSLTDICLKPLDKDCATQSVLQYFQMDPQNLDNYGGVEHVNYCLQHYSSADTCRSAFKAPLDPSTALGGFSGNNYSEASAFIVTYPVNNVIDKEGNETDKAVAWEKAFIQLVKNALLPMVQSKNLTLSFSSESSIEEELKRESTADVITILISYLVMFAYISLTLGDTPHLSSFYISSKVLLGLSGVLLVMLSVLGSVGFFSAIGVKSTLIIMEVIPFLVLAVGVDNMCILVHAVKRQPMELPLEGRISNALVEVGPSITLASLSEVLAFAVGSFIPMPACRVFSMFAALAVLLDFLLQVTAFVAFIVFDFLRAEDKRIDCIPCRKISSSSADSDKGIGGRRPGLLARYMKEIHAPILSLWGVKIVVIAIFAAFTLSSIALSTRVQPGLEQKIVLPRDSYLQGYFNNVSEYLRIGPPLYFVVKNYNYSSESSQTNQLCSISQCDSNSLLNEIARASLTPESSYIAMPAASWLDDFLVWISPEAFGCCRKFTNGTYCPPDDQSPCCLSDTGSCGLGGVCKDCTTCFRHSDLNSDRPSTSQFKEKLPWFLNALPSADCAKGGHGAYTSSIDLQGYENGVIQASSFRTYHTPLNKQIDYVNSMRAAREFSSRASDSLKMEIFPYSVFYMFFEQYLDIWRTALINLAIAIGAVFVVCLVITCSLWSSAIILLVLAMIVVDLMGVMAILNIQLNAVSVVNLVMSVGIGVEFCVHLTHAFSLKDE; the protein is encoded by the exons TGTTGTTCAGAAGCTCAGTTTGAAACTTTACGGTCACAAGTCCAGCAA GCAATTCCATTTCTGGTCGGCTGTCCTGCATGTTTGAGAAACTTTTTGAATTTGTTCTGTGAGCTTACCTGTTCCCCGCATCAGAGCATGTTTATTAACGTGACTTCTACGGATAAG GTTAAAGGCAATTTGACCGTGGGTGGCATTGATTTTTATGTATATGATTCTTTTGGTGAAGGGTTGTATGAATCTTGCAAGGATGTAAAGTTTGGGACCATGAATAGTCGGGCTCTAAATTTTATTGGTGCTGGtgctaaaaatttcacag AGTGGTATGCATTTATTGGTAGACGAGCACCCCTTAATGTGCCGGGCTCACCATATGCTATGACATTCAAGCCTTCTGCTCCTGAGTCATCTGGAATGAAACCCATGAATGTTTCTACATATTCATGTGGTGATATTTCACTGGGTTGTTCTTGTGGTGATTGTCCTCAATCTCCTGTTTGTGCAAATACTGATCCTCCTCCACATCACGAGGGGGCTTCTTGTGCAGTGAGAATTGGATCTCTCAAG GCCAAATGCGTTGACTTTATTCTAACAATCCTCTATGTTATATTGGTTTCCATCCTTTTGGGATGGGGCTTGTTTCATCGAAAAAGAGAAAGGGACCAGAGTTCTAGAATGAACCCAGTGTCGAATATCAAGGACAGTGGTGAAGTTACTGGGAAGAAGGATGAGAACCTTCCCATGCAG ATGCTTGAAGATTCTCCTCAAACCGGAAGCAGGGTTCAGCTTTCAATTGTTCAAGGATACATGTCGAAGTTCTACAG GTGTTATGGAACATGGGTTGCTAGAAACCCAATCCTTGTGTTGAGCTTGTCGTTGGCTGTAATTCTTTTACTTTGTCTAGGTCTCATCCGTTTCAAGGTGGAGACACGGCCTGAGAAG CTATGGGTAGGGCCTGGGAGTAAAGTTGCGGAAGAGAAAAGGTTTTTTGACACCCACCTAGCCCCTTTTTACAGAATTGAGCAG CTAATTCTAGCGACTGTTCCAGAAGCTGGGGCACAGAAAAGACCAAGTATTGTGACAGAAAACAACAtcaaattactttttgaaatacaaaaaaag GTTGATGGAATCCACGCAAATTATTCTGGAACAATGGTATCTCTGACTGATATTTGCTTGAAGCCACTGGACAAAGATTGTGCCACTCAGAGTGTActgcag TATTTCCAAATGGATCCTCAAAATCTCGATAATTATGGAGGAGTTGAGCACGTGAACTATTGTCTCCAG CATTATTCCTCTGCAGACACATGTCGGAGTGCCTTCAAAGCTCCCCTTGATCCAAGCACAGCCTTGGGAGGTTTCTCTGGGAACAATTATTCGGAG GCATCTGCATTTATTGTAACTTATCCAGTAAACAATGTGATTGATAAAGAAGGGAATGAAACTGATAAGGCGGTTGCTTGGGAGAAGGCTTTTATTCAGTTAGTGAAG AATGCATTATTGCCAATGGTGCAATCTAAGAATCTcacactttctttttcttcggaAAGCTCCATTGAGGAGGAACTAAAAAGGGAAAGCACTGCTGATGTCATAACTATATTG ATTAGCTATCTTGTGATGTTTGCCTACATATCTCTTACTCTGGGTGACACTCCTCATTTATCTTCGTTTTACATTTCATCTAAG GTATTGCTTGGTCTTTCTGGAGTTTTGCTTGTCATGTTGTCTGTTCTTGGATCTGTTGGATTTTTTAGTGCCATTGGAGTGAAGTCTACACTAATCATCATGGAAGTCATTCCTTTTCTTGTATTAGCT GTTGGCGTGGATAACATGTGCATATTGGTGCATGCTGTCAAGAGGCAACCAATGGAGTTGCCGCTAGAGGGACGGATAAGCAATGCTCTTGTGGAAGTTGGACCATCCATCACACTTGCTAGTCTATCTGAGGTTTTAGCATTTGCAGTTGGAAGTTTCATTCCTATGCCAGCATGTCGTGTGTTCTCTATGTTTGCTG CACTTGCTGTTCTTTTGGACTTTCTTCTGCAAGTTACTGCTTTTGTAGCTTTcatagtttttgattttttgcgAGCTGAGGATAAGAGAATTGATTGCATTCCATGTCGGAAAATTTCATCTTCATCTGCAGACTCTGATAAAG GAATTGGTGGGAGAAGACCTGGATTGCTGGCTCGCTATATGAAG GAGATCCACGCACCCATACTCAGTCTTTGGGGAGTTAAGATAGTAGTCATTGCCATCTTTGCTGCTTTCACATTGTCCAGCATA GCATTATCCACTCGAGTTCAACCTGGTTTAGAACAAAAAATTGTTCTTCCGCGGGACTCGTATCTTCAG GGCTATTTTAATAATGTCTCAGAGTATCTCAGAATTGGTCCACCACTATATTTTGTAGTTAAGAACTACAACTATAG CTCAGAATCAAGTCAGACAAATCAGCTGTGCTCCATCAGCCAATGTGATTCAAACTCTCTTTTAAATGAG ATTGCAAGAGCATCCTTAACACCAGAATCTAGCTATATAGCTATGCCAGCTGCTTCATGGCTTGATGATTTTCTTGTATGGATATCTCCAGAAGCTTTCGGCTGCTGTAGGAAGTTCACAAATGGGACTTATTGCCCCCCTGATGATCAG TCTCCTTGTTGTTTATCTGATACAGGTTCATGTGGTCTTGGTGGGGTATGCAAAGATTGTACTACt TGCTTCCGTCACTCAGATTTGAATAGTGATCGTCCATCTACATCTCAGTTCAAGGAGAAACTCCCATGGTTCCTCAATGCTTTGCCCTCTGCTGACTGTGCCAAAGGTGGCCATGGTGCTTACACTAGCAGTATAGATCTACAAG GCTATGAGAATGGTGTTATTCAAGCATCATCCTTCCGCACGTATCATACACCTCTTAACAAGCAG ATTGACTATGTCAATTCAATGAGGGCTGCTCGAGAGTTCAGTTCAAGGGCTTCTGATTCTTTGAAG ATGGAGATCTTCCCCTACTctgtattttatatgttttttgaacAATACCTTGATATATGGAGGACTGCATTGATCAACCTCGCCATAGCAATTG GAGCGGTATTTGTTGTTTGCTTGGTCATCACATGCAG TTTATGGAGTTCTGCTATCATTTTGCTGGTGTTGGCAATGATAGTCGTGGATCTCATG GGCGTGATGGCAATTCTGAACATTCAACTGAATGCAGTCTCTGTTGTCAACCTTGTCATGTCAGTGGGCATTGGTGTTGAGTTCTGCGTACATTTAACACATGCTTTCTCG TTAAAAGATGAATAG
- the LOC133691829 gene encoding uncharacterized protein LOC133691829 isoform X1 codes for MELSSRTMKLFLVSIFLLQVFYAVSVVSAERSDARSLKTRNAVSGERHSEEYCAMYDICGAREDGKVVNCPFGSPSVKPDDLLSQKIQSLCPTITGNVCCSEAQFETLRSQVQQAIPFLVGCPACLRNFLNLFCELTCSPHQSMFINVTSTDKVKGNLTVGGIDFYVYDSFGEGLYESCKDVKFGTMNSRALNFIGAGAKNFTEWYAFIGRRAPLNVPGSPYAMTFKPSAPESSGMKPMNVSTYSCGDISLGCSCGDCPQSPVCANTDPPPHHEGASCAVRIGSLKAKCVDFILTILYVILVSILLGWGLFHRKRERDQSSRMNPVSNIKDSGEVTGKKDENLPMQMLEDSPQTGSRVQLSIVQGYMSKFYRCYGTWVARNPILVLSLSLAVILLLCLGLIRFKVETRPEKLWVGPGSKVAEEKRFFDTHLAPFYRIEQLILATVPEAGAQKRPSIVTENNIKLLFEIQKKVDGIHANYSGTMVSLTDICLKPLDKDCATQSVLQYFQMDPQNLDNYGGVEHVNYCLQHYSSADTCRSAFKAPLDPSTALGGFSGNNYSEASAFIVTYPVNNVIDKEGNETDKAVAWEKAFIQLVKNALLPMVQSKNLTLSFSSESSIEEELKRESTADVITILISYLVMFAYISLTLGDTPHLSSFYISSKVLLGLSGVLLVMLSVLGSVGFFSAIGVKSTLIIMEVIPFLVLAVGVDNMCILVHAVKRQPMELPLEGRISNALVEVGPSITLASLSEVLAFAVGSFIPMPACRVFSMFAALAVLLDFLLQVTAFVAFIVFDFLRAEDKRIDCIPCRKISSSSADSDKGIGGRRPGLLARYMKEIHAPILSLWGVKIVVIAIFAAFTLSSIALSTRVQPGLEQKIVLPRDSYLQGYFNNVSEYLRIGPPLYFVVKNYNYSSESSQTNQLCSISQCDSNSLLNEIARASLTPESSYIAMPAASWLDDFLVWISPEAFGCCRKFTNGTYCPPDDQSPCCLSDTGSCGLGGVCKDCTTCFRHSDLNSDRPSTSQFKEKLPWFLNALPSADCAKGGHGAYTSSIDLQGYENGVIQASSFRTYHTPLNKQIDYVNSMRAAREFSSRASDSLKMEIFPYSVFYMFFEQYLDIWRTALINLAIAIGAVFVVCLVITCSLWSSAIILLVLAMIVVDLMGVMAILNIQLNAVSVVNLVMSVGIGVEFCVHLTHAFSVSSGDRDQRVRDALGTMGASVFSGITLTKLVGVIVLCFSRTEVFVVYYFQMYLALVLLGFLHGLVFLPVVLSMFGPPSRCKLVEKQEDRPSVSLRP; via the exons TGTTGTTCAGAAGCTCAGTTTGAAACTTTACGGTCACAAGTCCAGCAA GCAATTCCATTTCTGGTCGGCTGTCCTGCATGTTTGAGAAACTTTTTGAATTTGTTCTGTGAGCTTACCTGTTCCCCGCATCAGAGCATGTTTATTAACGTGACTTCTACGGATAAG GTTAAAGGCAATTTGACCGTGGGTGGCATTGATTTTTATGTATATGATTCTTTTGGTGAAGGGTTGTATGAATCTTGCAAGGATGTAAAGTTTGGGACCATGAATAGTCGGGCTCTAAATTTTATTGGTGCTGGtgctaaaaatttcacag AGTGGTATGCATTTATTGGTAGACGAGCACCCCTTAATGTGCCGGGCTCACCATATGCTATGACATTCAAGCCTTCTGCTCCTGAGTCATCTGGAATGAAACCCATGAATGTTTCTACATATTCATGTGGTGATATTTCACTGGGTTGTTCTTGTGGTGATTGTCCTCAATCTCCTGTTTGTGCAAATACTGATCCTCCTCCACATCACGAGGGGGCTTCTTGTGCAGTGAGAATTGGATCTCTCAAG GCCAAATGCGTTGACTTTATTCTAACAATCCTCTATGTTATATTGGTTTCCATCCTTTTGGGATGGGGCTTGTTTCATCGAAAAAGAGAAAGGGACCAGAGTTCTAGAATGAACCCAGTGTCGAATATCAAGGACAGTGGTGAAGTTACTGGGAAGAAGGATGAGAACCTTCCCATGCAG ATGCTTGAAGATTCTCCTCAAACCGGAAGCAGGGTTCAGCTTTCAATTGTTCAAGGATACATGTCGAAGTTCTACAG GTGTTATGGAACATGGGTTGCTAGAAACCCAATCCTTGTGTTGAGCTTGTCGTTGGCTGTAATTCTTTTACTTTGTCTAGGTCTCATCCGTTTCAAGGTGGAGACACGGCCTGAGAAG CTATGGGTAGGGCCTGGGAGTAAAGTTGCGGAAGAGAAAAGGTTTTTTGACACCCACCTAGCCCCTTTTTACAGAATTGAGCAG CTAATTCTAGCGACTGTTCCAGAAGCTGGGGCACAGAAAAGACCAAGTATTGTGACAGAAAACAACAtcaaattactttttgaaatacaaaaaaag GTTGATGGAATCCACGCAAATTATTCTGGAACAATGGTATCTCTGACTGATATTTGCTTGAAGCCACTGGACAAAGATTGTGCCACTCAGAGTGTActgcag TATTTCCAAATGGATCCTCAAAATCTCGATAATTATGGAGGAGTTGAGCACGTGAACTATTGTCTCCAG CATTATTCCTCTGCAGACACATGTCGGAGTGCCTTCAAAGCTCCCCTTGATCCAAGCACAGCCTTGGGAGGTTTCTCTGGGAACAATTATTCGGAG GCATCTGCATTTATTGTAACTTATCCAGTAAACAATGTGATTGATAAAGAAGGGAATGAAACTGATAAGGCGGTTGCTTGGGAGAAGGCTTTTATTCAGTTAGTGAAG AATGCATTATTGCCAATGGTGCAATCTAAGAATCTcacactttctttttcttcggaAAGCTCCATTGAGGAGGAACTAAAAAGGGAAAGCACTGCTGATGTCATAACTATATTG ATTAGCTATCTTGTGATGTTTGCCTACATATCTCTTACTCTGGGTGACACTCCTCATTTATCTTCGTTTTACATTTCATCTAAG GTATTGCTTGGTCTTTCTGGAGTTTTGCTTGTCATGTTGTCTGTTCTTGGATCTGTTGGATTTTTTAGTGCCATTGGAGTGAAGTCTACACTAATCATCATGGAAGTCATTCCTTTTCTTGTATTAGCT GTTGGCGTGGATAACATGTGCATATTGGTGCATGCTGTCAAGAGGCAACCAATGGAGTTGCCGCTAGAGGGACGGATAAGCAATGCTCTTGTGGAAGTTGGACCATCCATCACACTTGCTAGTCTATCTGAGGTTTTAGCATTTGCAGTTGGAAGTTTCATTCCTATGCCAGCATGTCGTGTGTTCTCTATGTTTGCTG CACTTGCTGTTCTTTTGGACTTTCTTCTGCAAGTTACTGCTTTTGTAGCTTTcatagtttttgattttttgcgAGCTGAGGATAAGAGAATTGATTGCATTCCATGTCGGAAAATTTCATCTTCATCTGCAGACTCTGATAAAG GAATTGGTGGGAGAAGACCTGGATTGCTGGCTCGCTATATGAAG GAGATCCACGCACCCATACTCAGTCTTTGGGGAGTTAAGATAGTAGTCATTGCCATCTTTGCTGCTTTCACATTGTCCAGCATA GCATTATCCACTCGAGTTCAACCTGGTTTAGAACAAAAAATTGTTCTTCCGCGGGACTCGTATCTTCAG GGCTATTTTAATAATGTCTCAGAGTATCTCAGAATTGGTCCACCACTATATTTTGTAGTTAAGAACTACAACTATAG CTCAGAATCAAGTCAGACAAATCAGCTGTGCTCCATCAGCCAATGTGATTCAAACTCTCTTTTAAATGAG ATTGCAAGAGCATCCTTAACACCAGAATCTAGCTATATAGCTATGCCAGCTGCTTCATGGCTTGATGATTTTCTTGTATGGATATCTCCAGAAGCTTTCGGCTGCTGTAGGAAGTTCACAAATGGGACTTATTGCCCCCCTGATGATCAG TCTCCTTGTTGTTTATCTGATACAGGTTCATGTGGTCTTGGTGGGGTATGCAAAGATTGTACTACt TGCTTCCGTCACTCAGATTTGAATAGTGATCGTCCATCTACATCTCAGTTCAAGGAGAAACTCCCATGGTTCCTCAATGCTTTGCCCTCTGCTGACTGTGCCAAAGGTGGCCATGGTGCTTACACTAGCAGTATAGATCTACAAG GCTATGAGAATGGTGTTATTCAAGCATCATCCTTCCGCACGTATCATACACCTCTTAACAAGCAG ATTGACTATGTCAATTCAATGAGGGCTGCTCGAGAGTTCAGTTCAAGGGCTTCTGATTCTTTGAAG ATGGAGATCTTCCCCTACTctgtattttatatgttttttgaacAATACCTTGATATATGGAGGACTGCATTGATCAACCTCGCCATAGCAATTG GAGCGGTATTTGTTGTTTGCTTGGTCATCACATGCAG TTTATGGAGTTCTGCTATCATTTTGCTGGTGTTGGCAATGATAGTCGTGGATCTCATG GGCGTGATGGCAATTCTGAACATTCAACTGAATGCAGTCTCTGTTGTCAACCTTGTCATGTCAGTGGGCATTGGTGTTGAGTTCTGCGTACATTTAACACATGCTTTCTCG GTGAGTAGTGGCGACAGAGACCAAAGAGTCAGGGATGCTCTGGGTACAATGGGAGCTTCTGTCTTCAG TGGCATCACATTAACAAAACTAGTTGGCGTGATTGTTCTTTGCTTCTCAAGAACGGAAGTTTTTGTG GTTTATTACTTCCAAATGTACCTTGCACTGGTCCTCCTTGGTTTCTTACATGGGTTGGTGTTCTTACCG GTTGTGTTGAGCATGTTTGGCCCACCTTCAAGGTGTAAACTTGTCG